In one window of Prionailurus bengalensis isolate Pbe53 chromosome B3, Fcat_Pben_1.1_paternal_pri, whole genome shotgun sequence DNA:
- the TMEM229B gene encoding transmembrane protein 229B isoform X1 yields the protein MRTVPHLGFQILLQCYEQFTRPWVEHPGHWEPAPLGAMASAEPLTALSRWYLYAIHGYFCEVMFTAAWEFVVNFNWKFPGVTSVWALFIYGTSILIVERMYLRLRGRCPLLVRCLIYTLWTYLWEFTTGFILRQFNACPWDYSQFDFDFMGLITLEYAVPWFCGSLIMEQFIIRNTLRLRFDKDAEPGEPSGPLAMANGHVKTD from the exons ATGAGAACTGTACCTCATCTGGGATTCCAGATTCTGCTCCAATGCTATGAACAGTTCACAAGGCCTTGGGTAGAGCACCCAGGGCACTGGGAG CCAGCCCCACTCGGCGCCATGGCATCTGCCGAGCCCCTGACGGCGCTGTCCCGCTGGTACCTGTATGCCATCCACGGCTACTTCTGCGAGGTGATGTTCACGGCGGCCTGGGAGTTCGTGGTGAACTTTAACTGGAAGTTCCCTGGGGTTACGAGCGTGTGGGCTCTCTTCATCTACGGCACCTCCATCCTCATCGTGGAGCGCATGTACCTGCGCCTGCGCGGCCGCTGCCCACTGCTGGTGCGCTGCCTCATCTACACGCTCTGGACCTACCTGTGGGAGTTCACCACCGGCTTCATCCTGCGCCAGTTCAACGCCTGTCCCTGGGACTATTCCCAGTTCGACTTTGACTTCATGGGCCTCATCACCCTGGAGTACGCCGTGCCCTGGTTCTGCGGGTCCCTCATCATGGAGCAGTTCATCATCCGCAACACCCTCCGCCTCCGCTTTGACAAGGACGCTGAGCCCGGGGAGCCCAGTGGCCCCCTGGCGATGGCCAACGGCCACGTCAAGACAGACTGA
- the TMEM229B gene encoding transmembrane protein 229B isoform X3 produces MASAEPLTALSRWYLYAIHGYFCEVMFTAAWEFVVNFNWKFPGVTSVWALFIYGTSILIVERMYLRLRGRCPLLVRCLIYTLWTYLWEFTTGFILRQFNACPWDYSQFDFDFMGLITLEYAVPWFCGSLIMEQFIIRNTLRLRFDKDAEPGEPSGPLAMANGHVKTD; encoded by the coding sequence ATGGCATCTGCCGAGCCCCTGACGGCGCTGTCCCGCTGGTACCTGTATGCCATCCACGGCTACTTCTGCGAGGTGATGTTCACGGCGGCCTGGGAGTTCGTGGTGAACTTTAACTGGAAGTTCCCTGGGGTTACGAGCGTGTGGGCTCTCTTCATCTACGGCACCTCCATCCTCATCGTGGAGCGCATGTACCTGCGCCTGCGCGGCCGCTGCCCACTGCTGGTGCGCTGCCTCATCTACACGCTCTGGACCTACCTGTGGGAGTTCACCACCGGCTTCATCCTGCGCCAGTTCAACGCCTGTCCCTGGGACTATTCCCAGTTCGACTTTGACTTCATGGGCCTCATCACCCTGGAGTACGCCGTGCCCTGGTTCTGCGGGTCCCTCATCATGGAGCAGTTCATCATCCGCAACACCCTCCGCCTCCGCTTTGACAAGGACGCTGAGCCCGGGGAGCCCAGTGGCCCCCTGGCGATGGCCAACGGCCACGTCAAGACAGACTGA
- the TMEM229B gene encoding transmembrane protein 229B isoform X2, translated as MSSELLVLPDAGLPRSLISVPSKEPAPLGAMASAEPLTALSRWYLYAIHGYFCEVMFTAAWEFVVNFNWKFPGVTSVWALFIYGTSILIVERMYLRLRGRCPLLVRCLIYTLWTYLWEFTTGFILRQFNACPWDYSQFDFDFMGLITLEYAVPWFCGSLIMEQFIIRNTLRLRFDKDAEPGEPSGPLAMANGHVKTD; from the exons ATGTCCAGTGAGCTACTGGTTCTTCCTGATGCAGGCCTTCCCAGGTCTCTGATCTCAGTGCCGAGCAAGGAG CCAGCCCCACTCGGCGCCATGGCATCTGCCGAGCCCCTGACGGCGCTGTCCCGCTGGTACCTGTATGCCATCCACGGCTACTTCTGCGAGGTGATGTTCACGGCGGCCTGGGAGTTCGTGGTGAACTTTAACTGGAAGTTCCCTGGGGTTACGAGCGTGTGGGCTCTCTTCATCTACGGCACCTCCATCCTCATCGTGGAGCGCATGTACCTGCGCCTGCGCGGCCGCTGCCCACTGCTGGTGCGCTGCCTCATCTACACGCTCTGGACCTACCTGTGGGAGTTCACCACCGGCTTCATCCTGCGCCAGTTCAACGCCTGTCCCTGGGACTATTCCCAGTTCGACTTTGACTTCATGGGCCTCATCACCCTGGAGTACGCCGTGCCCTGGTTCTGCGGGTCCCTCATCATGGAGCAGTTCATCATCCGCAACACCCTCCGCCTCCGCTTTGACAAGGACGCTGAGCCCGGGGAGCCCAGTGGCCCCCTGGCGATGGCCAACGGCCACGTCAAGACAGACTGA